In one window of Xiphophorus hellerii strain 12219 chromosome 23, Xiphophorus_hellerii-4.1, whole genome shotgun sequence DNA:
- the eef1g gene encoding LOW QUALITY PROTEIN: elongation factor 1-gamma (The sequence of the model RefSeq protein was modified relative to this genomic sequence to represent the inferred CDS: deleted 1 base in 1 codon) has product MAAGTLYTYPDNWRAFKAQIAAQYSGARLKVASNPPAFTFGQTNRSPAFINNFPLGKVPAFQGDDGFCLFESNAIAHYLSNDALRGSTPQAAAQVLQWVSFADSEIIPPASAWVFPTLGIMQFNKQATEQAKEDVKKILTVLNQHLTTRTFLVGERVSLADITVACSMVWLFKQVLEPSFRQPYPNVTRWFVTCVNQPQFKAVLGEVKLCEKMAQFDAKKFSEMQPKKETPAKKEKAGKEAAKPQEKKEKKKEEKKPAPEEEMDDCDAVLAAEPKAKDPFAHLPKSAFVMDEFKRKYSNEDTMTVALPHFWENFDREGYSIWHAQYKYPEELTLTFKSCNLITGMFQRLDKLRKNAFASVILFGTNNDSSISGIWVFRGQDLAFTLCPDWQIDYESYDWRKLDPESEECKTMVKEYFAWEGDFKHVGKAFNQGKIFK; this is encoded by the exons ATGGCGGCAGGG ACTCTGTACACATACCCAGACAACTGGAGGGCATTCAAGGCCCAGATT GCTGCCCAGTACAGCGGCGCTCGCCTCAAGGTGGCCAGCAACCCTCCTGCCTTCACCTTTGGGCAGACAAACCGTTCCCCTGCTTTCATTAACAACTTCCCTTTAGGCAAG GTACCTGCCTTCCAGGGTGATGACGGCTTCTGTCTGTTTGAGAGTAATGCCATTGCTCACTACT TGAGCAATGATGCCCTGCGTGGCTCCACTCCTCAGGCTGCTGCCCAGGTTCTGCAGTGGGTGAGCTTTGCTGATTCAGAGATCATCCCTCCAGCCAGTGCATGGGTCTTCCCCACTCTAGGAATCATGCAGTTCAACAAGCAG GCCACAGAGCAGGCCAAGGAGGACGTGAAGAAGATCCTCACGGTGCTGAACCAACACCTGACCACACGCACTTTCCTCGTGGGAGAGAGAGTGAGCCTGGCGGACATTACTGTGGCCTGCTCCATGGTTTGGCTCTTCAAGCAG GTGTTGGAGCCGTCCTTCCGTCAGCCTTATCCCAACGTGACCCGCTGGTTTGTCACCTGCGTCAACCAGCCTCAGTTCAAGGCTGTTCTCGGAGAAGTCAAGCTGTGTGAAAAGATGGCCCAGTTTGATG CCAAGAAGTTTTCTGAGATGCAGCCCAAGAAAGAAACCccagccaaaaaagaaaaggctggAAAAGAGGCAGCCAAACCCcaggagaagaaagaaaagaaaaaggaggagaagaagccTGCTCCAGAAGAAGAAATGGACGACTGTGATGCTGTTTTGGCTGCCGAACCCAAAGCCAAGGACCCCTTCGCACACCTGCCAAAGAG CGCATTTGTCATGGACGAATTCAAGAGGAAGTATTCCAACGAGGACACCATGACGGTAGCGCTTCCTCACTTCTGGGAGAACTTTGACAGAGAGGGCTACTCAATCTGGCATGCTCAGTACAAATACCCCGAGGAGCTGACGCTTACCTTCAAGAGCTGCAATCTTATCACAG GCATGTTCCAACGCCTGGACAAACTGAGAAAGAATGCCTTTGCCAGCGTTATTTTGTTCGGCACCAACAACGACAGCAGTATCTCTGGCATCTGGGTCTTCAGAGGCCAAGATCTGGCCTTCACT CTGTGTCCAGACTGGCAAATTGACTATGAATCATACGACTGGAGGAAGTTGGATCCAGAAAGTGAGGAGTGTAAGACCATGGTTAAGGAGTACTTTGCCTGGGAAGGAGATTTCAAGCATGTGGGTAAAGCTTTCAACCAGGGCAAGATCTTCAAGTAA
- the LOC116713883 gene encoding uncharacterized protein LOC116713883 has protein sequence MQLACLRTGSLLQEKAAAVKVPGSRRSSSNSPPDKISRYPIPYKKDLPYDIVELMEEVKSKGGFLPNVFKVLSHRPAEFRAFFSYYNELMNKETGRLTKADRELIVVATSSHNKCLYCVVSHSALHRIYSKNPTLSDQVVANYKLAELTPREHAMLDFAMAVCRCDTITDEHFRSLEEVGFDREDAWDIAAIAAFFAMSNRLAHLTDMRPNKEFFNMARVPLDKSKN, from the exons ATGCAACTT GCGTGTCTCCGAACGGGAAGCTTGTTGCAGGAAAAGGCTGCTGCTGTTAAGGTTCCAGGCAGCAGACGGTCCAGCAGTAACTCTCCTCCGGACAAAATCAGCCGCTATCCTATTCCCTACAAGAAGGACTTACCTTATGATATTGTGGAGCTAATGGAAGAAGTGAAGTCGAAG GGAGGCTTTTTACCCAATGTCTTCAAAGTACTTTCTCACAGGCCTGCAGAGTTCAGAGCTTTCTTCTCATACTACAATGAATTGATGAACAAGGAAACAG gcAGGTTAACCAAGGCAGACCGTGAGCTAATCGTGGTTGCCACCAGCAGTCATAACAAATGTCTTTACTGTGTGGTGTCCCATAGTGCTCTTCACCGCATCTACTCAAAGAACCCTACTCTTTCTGATCAG GTAGTTGCTAATTACAAACTTGCGGAGCTCACACCTCGGGAGCATGCCATGCTGGACTTTGCGATGGCCGTGTGTCGCTGTGACACCATCACAGATGAGCACTTTCGGTCTTTGGAGGAAGTCGGCTTTGACCGCGAGGACGCCTGGGATATTGCGGCCATCGCTGCTTTCTTTGCCATGTCCAACCGACTCGCCCATCTTACAGACATGAGGCCCAACAAGGAGTTTTTTAACATGGCCCGTGTTCCCCTGGACAAGAGCAAGAACTAG
- the polr2g gene encoding DNA-directed RNA polymerase II subunit RPB7 — MARTDITTSGAHDSFVIDPEVTLLWRFSAPFSTVQGEAVRPIKSIVCIKADINTDMFYHISLEHEILLHPRYFGPNLLNTVKQKLFTEVEGTCTGKYGFVIAVTTIDNIGAGVIQPSRGFVLYPVKYKAIVFRPFKGEVVDAVVTQVNKVGLFTEIGPMSCFISRHSIPSEMEFDPNSNPPCYKTVDEDIVIQQDDEIRLKIVGTRVDKNDIFAIGSLMDDYLGLVS; from the exons ATGGCCCGAACTGACATTACTACTAGCGGCGCTCATGACTCTTTTGTCATTGACCCGGAAGTGACTTTACTGTGGAGATTTTCCGCTCCATTCAGTACTGTTCAGGGAGAAGCGGTTCGGCCAATAAAAAGTATTGTCTGTATTAAGGCAGACATTAATACAGACATGTTTTACCAT ATTTCTTTGGAACATGAAATCTTACTACACCCGAGGTATTTTGGACCCAACCTGCTGAACACTGTGAAGCAGAAACTTTTTACTGAAGTAGAGGGAACATGTACTGGCAA GTATGGCTTTGTCATTGCAGTCACCACTATTGACAACATCGGGGCGGGTGTAATCCAGCCAAGCAGAGGCTTTGTTCTGTATCCCGTGAAGTACAAGGCCATTGTCTTCCGTCCGTTCAAGGGAGAAGTGGTGGATGCTGTGGTCACTCAGGTTAACAAG GTTGGGCTATTCACAGAAATTGGTCCCATGTCTTGCTTCATCTCTCGCCAT TCCATTCCTTCGGAAATGGAGTTTGACCCCAATTCTAATCCTCCTTGCTATAAGACTGTTGATGAG gATATTGTAATTCAGCAAGATGATGAGATCCGGCTGAAAATTGTGGGCACAAGGGTTGACAAGAATGACAtt ttcgCAATTGGATCTCTCATGGATGACTATCTGG GTCTTGTGAGCTGA